A part of Cystobacter fuscus DSM 2262 genomic DNA contains:
- a CDS encoding type I polyketide synthase, whose translation MTESENPLKPGAHATSKAERDEGEETGALAAAGEVEPLAVVGLACRFPGAPDAEAFWRVLCEGRELLQEVPADRWDAHAWYDPDPQAEGRMITRHGYFLEGVSGFDPLFFGISPREAAEMDPQQRLMLEVAWEALEDAGLPPSSLKGSRTGVFMGSIWHDYADRHLSERAAVTLHSATGQSLNIVANRLSYTLGLKGPSLTVDTACSSSLVAVHLACQSLRSGESRLALVGGVNLMFSPEANVLLSKFGGLSPDGRSKAFAAGADGFGRGEGAGLVVLQPLSAAIAAGARIYCIIRGSAVNNNGLGNGLTAPSVPGQAALLREAYARAGVPTNRVHYVETHGTGTALGDPTEASALGAALGEGRAIDRPLLIGSLKANIGHLEGAAGIAGVIKVALALSRRLVPPHMLHGEPNPRIPFGELRLSLPRHTLPWPGEDGPATAGVSAFGWGGTNAHVVMEESPVGGEELLPLAADSAEELLAQAARAEELVLNRSAPVAVRDLCRTWALYAGAGGHRAAMVFRTRSDLAALLKSLRQGKRRAGLFTGEPGERPRVAFVCAPQGSEWPAMGRELLATEPVFRARVEALDVSFMPLAGWSLVERLREPHARGETDEDAAEPLTFAVQMGLAALWRSWGVEPEAVVGHGVGEVAAACIAGGMDEVDAVWKVYRASRLRQWEPLRDELEAAQQRLWERASGPMWLSTLAREVGPEGRVGDARCRNPRQPVRFAQAAERLVSEGFDSFVELSPHPVLCRPVEQLLRKAVRAGVVVGSLRRDEPRAALLEALGALHSRGVAVRWSALPPPESPVSELPSPTRPSGDSTRVELLPLSAQTPEALALAAHLLLARLEERPLSLHDVCYSASVHRGHLHYRLALQARNHAEARAGLGAFLRGESRPGLSTTRHADGRHQPVVFVFPGQGSQWAGMGRRLMAEEPVFRAAIEQCDAALRRHVDWSLVELLRSDSAAWMERVDQVQPALFSVQVALARLWRAWGVVPDGVVGHSMGEVAAAHVAGALSLDDAARVICRRSLLLRRVSGQGGMAMVELTLEEARAAIQGLEDWLSVAASNSPRSTVLSGDPHALDQVLAKLEAQEVFCRRVKVDVASHSPQMEPLREDLLRALEGLSPRRGEVPLYSTVTGQVMDGSDLEPAYWVRNLREPVLLSPVVERLATSGHTLFVEVSPHPVLLPSIEQTIAHLRLEGTVLPSMRREQDARAVMLETLGGLYVVGHEVEWKALYPEGGRQVRLPDYPWQRQDCWFQPGAKPALPHGQREAAPASVLGEPRRSSLRPGAFFWDVDVGLSTLPWLADHKVQGSVLLPTTAYLDWVMTAVQSALGPGPWVLEELRIDDALALLGDSARRAELLVDVSSTGAISFKVSSFIPTPGGSGAEMWTVHAGGRVRASDSHTRSAPAPVVVEELQRRLSSRLLIGEAHYHEMEQRGLQYGPSFRGVQEVWSTDGEALGRIAVPDALGASGTPHPGVLDAALQVLLECLPSDETTFVPVRLRHFELLRRGLPQWAHARITPRESWRKGSTLEGDVTLLDGQGAALAVVEGLELAALPTRYGKARAEQDRSLFEVAWRRAGLPAVFEPGSADMPWLIFQDASGVGEALAQMLESWGGACIRVEAGTGLRRIHARHYTVAPGSREDLSAVLRQCFPEENSCAGVAYLWGLDAAGPDAPGEQALESAMRACGGALRVVQEMLRWGWRDPPRLWLVTRGAWPVLGSPTPGALQAALWGLGRTVGQEHPELRCTCVDLDPSSAQVDVESLGRELSARAEDEQVALRGGTRMVARLVRRSAAKDMLNEPLLPAAGKSFLVETAPAASFGGVVVRMAERRRPARGEVEIAVEASALNFIDVMKTMGLYVMKDVEGGRSGVPLEGLPLGLDCAGRVVAVGEGVEGLAVGDPVVAFARSAMASHVVVDARFVARRPPDMGVEEASSIPSVFMTAWYALHHLAHLGAGERILIHSAAGGLGLAAVQIAQALGAEVFATAGTPEKRELLRGMGITHVMDSHTLAFADEVMRVTDGEGVDVVLNSLSGDAITRSMEVLAPDGRFLEVGNRDIHAGRSLDLSQFSRRLMYVAIDLGGLRERRPAVCARLLHEVMERMASGMLRPVQHRSFPVSQVSDAFREMARGQHVGKLVVTMQDPQLRVVPPKPGFRVRADGSYLITGGLGGLGLSAAQWLIGHGARYLVLLGRGAPSESATEKLEALRATGARVEVARVDVADARGLAEVVARTHGELPTLRGVLHCAGVLDDGILEQQELPRFREVLTPKIQGAWNLHALTRDEPLDFFVLYSSMAALLGMPGQGNYAAANAAMDALAHHRRQQGLPALSVNWGPFSEVGLAAARANRGERLAFQGMASFTTRQGDALLERLLAEGAANAGAVLLDLRQWLQFFPSAASQHVWEELAQESQAEGSRGRSSLLLDLKRCAPGGRVAMLENYLRERLAQVLRVDPTRIGRHEPFRGLGLDSLMSLELRNRIEAALDLKLSVTLLWARSTLMALSAYLLEQLGLAPMLEPAAPAAPVEKPRKEKNRPAPVEQEAHQLAELSEGKLLEMVDDALAGWEDAS comes from the coding sequence ATGACGGAGAGCGAGAACCCCCTGAAGCCCGGAGCCCACGCCACCTCGAAGGCGGAGCGCGACGAGGGCGAGGAGACGGGAGCCCTGGCGGCCGCGGGTGAAGTGGAGCCGCTGGCGGTGGTGGGGCTGGCGTGCCGCTTTCCCGGGGCGCCGGACGCGGAGGCGTTCTGGCGCGTGCTGTGCGAGGGCCGGGAGTTGCTCCAGGAGGTTCCCGCGGATCGCTGGGACGCGCATGCCTGGTACGATCCGGACCCGCAGGCCGAGGGGCGGATGATCACCCGCCACGGCTACTTCCTCGAGGGGGTGAGCGGGTTCGATCCGCTCTTCTTCGGCATCTCCCCGCGCGAGGCCGCGGAGATGGATCCCCAGCAGCGGTTGATGCTGGAGGTGGCGTGGGAGGCGCTGGAGGACGCGGGCCTGCCTCCCTCGAGCCTCAAGGGCTCGCGCACGGGCGTGTTCATGGGCTCCATCTGGCACGACTACGCGGACCGTCACCTGAGCGAGCGCGCGGCGGTGACGCTGCACAGCGCCACGGGCCAGTCGCTCAACATCGTGGCCAACCGACTCTCGTACACGCTGGGGCTCAAGGGGCCGAGCCTCACGGTGGACACGGCGTGCTCCTCGTCGCTTGTGGCGGTGCACCTGGCCTGCCAGAGCCTGCGCTCGGGGGAGAGCCGGCTGGCGCTGGTGGGCGGCGTCAACCTGATGTTCTCGCCCGAGGCGAACGTGCTCTTGTCCAAGTTCGGCGGGCTGTCGCCGGACGGGCGCAGCAAGGCGTTCGCGGCGGGCGCGGATGGCTTCGGGAGAGGGGAGGGCGCGGGGCTCGTGGTGCTCCAGCCGCTGTCGGCGGCGATCGCCGCGGGCGCGCGCATCTACTGCATCATCCGCGGCAGCGCGGTGAACAACAACGGCCTGGGCAATGGGCTCACCGCGCCGAGCGTGCCCGGTCAGGCGGCGCTCTTGCGCGAGGCCTACGCGCGCGCGGGCGTGCCCACCAACCGCGTGCACTACGTGGAGACGCACGGCACGGGCACCGCCCTGGGAGACCCCACCGAGGCGAGCGCCCTGGGCGCGGCGCTCGGCGAGGGGCGGGCCATCGATCGGCCACTGCTCATCGGCTCGCTCAAGGCGAACATCGGCCACCTGGAGGGCGCCGCGGGCATCGCCGGCGTCATCAAGGTGGCGCTCGCGCTGTCGCGCCGGCTCGTGCCCCCACACATGCTGCACGGCGAGCCCAACCCCCGCATCCCCTTCGGCGAGCTGCGGCTGAGCCTGCCGCGCCACACGCTGCCCTGGCCCGGGGAGGACGGGCCGGCCACCGCGGGCGTGAGCGCGTTCGGCTGGGGCGGCACCAACGCCCACGTGGTGATGGAGGAGTCGCCCGTGGGGGGCGAGGAGCTCCTGCCCCTGGCGGCCGACAGCGCCGAGGAGCTGCTCGCCCAGGCGGCCCGCGCGGAGGAGCTGGTGCTCAACCGCTCGGCGCCGGTGGCCGTGCGTGACCTGTGCCGCACCTGGGCCCTGTACGCGGGCGCGGGCGGCCACCGCGCCGCCATGGTGTTCCGCACGCGCTCGGACCTGGCCGCGCTGCTCAAGAGCCTGCGCCAGGGCAAGCGCCGCGCGGGCCTCTTCACCGGCGAGCCCGGCGAGCGTCCGCGCGTGGCCTTCGTGTGCGCGCCCCAGGGCTCGGAATGGCCCGCCATGGGCCGGGAGCTGCTGGCCACCGAGCCCGTGTTCCGCGCCCGCGTGGAGGCGCTGGACGTGAGCTTCATGCCGCTGGCGGGCTGGTCCCTCGTGGAGCGGCTGCGCGAGCCACACGCGCGGGGGGAGACGGACGAGGACGCCGCGGAGCCGTTGACGTTCGCGGTGCAGATGGGGCTCGCGGCGCTGTGGCGCTCCTGGGGCGTGGAGCCCGAGGCCGTGGTGGGCCATGGCGTGGGCGAGGTGGCCGCGGCGTGCATCGCCGGCGGGATGGACGAGGTGGACGCGGTGTGGAAGGTGTACCGCGCGAGCCGCCTGCGGCAGTGGGAGCCCCTGCGCGACGAGCTGGAGGCCGCCCAGCAGCGGCTGTGGGAGCGCGCGAGCGGCCCCATGTGGCTGTCCACCCTGGCGCGCGAGGTGGGCCCGGAGGGCCGCGTCGGTGACGCGCGCTGCCGCAACCCGCGCCAGCCGGTGCGCTTCGCCCAGGCCGCCGAGCGGCTCGTCTCCGAGGGCTTCGACTCCTTCGTGGAGCTCAGCCCCCACCCGGTGCTGTGCCGTCCGGTGGAGCAGCTCTTGCGCAAGGCCGTGCGCGCGGGCGTGGTGGTGGGCTCGTTGCGGCGCGACGAGCCCCGCGCCGCCCTGCTCGAGGCGCTCGGGGCCCTGCATTCCCGGGGCGTCGCGGTGCGCTGGAGCGCGCTGCCTCCCCCGGAGTCGCCCGTGAGCGAGCTGCCCTCCCCGACACGGCCTTCCGGGGACTCCACGCGCGTGGAGCTGTTGCCCCTGTCCGCGCAGACGCCCGAGGCGCTCGCCCTGGCCGCGCACCTGCTGCTCGCCCGGCTCGAGGAGCGCCCGCTGTCGCTGCACGACGTCTGCTACTCGGCCTCCGTCCACCGCGGCCACCTGCACTACCGCCTGGCGCTCCAGGCGCGCAACCACGCCGAGGCCCGGGCGGGCCTCGGCGCCTTCCTGCGCGGAGAGAGCCGCCCCGGCCTGTCCACCACCCGCCACGCGGATGGCCGGCACCAGCCCGTGGTGTTCGTCTTCCCGGGGCAGGGCTCGCAGTGGGCCGGCATGGGCCGGCGCCTCATGGCCGAGGAGCCCGTGTTCCGCGCCGCCATCGAGCAGTGCGACGCGGCGCTGCGCCGCCACGTGGACTGGTCCCTCGTGGAGCTGCTTCGCTCGGACTCGGCCGCGTGGATGGAGCGCGTGGATCAGGTGCAGCCCGCGCTCTTCTCCGTGCAGGTGGCGCTCGCGCGGCTGTGGCGCGCCTGGGGCGTGGTGCCCGATGGCGTGGTGGGCCACAGCATGGGCGAGGTGGCCGCGGCGCACGTGGCCGGGGCGCTGAGCCTCGACGACGCGGCGCGCGTCATCTGCCGCCGCAGCCTGCTGCTGCGCCGCGTGAGTGGCCAGGGCGGCATGGCCATGGTGGAGCTGACGCTGGAGGAGGCCCGCGCCGCCATCCAGGGCCTGGAGGACTGGCTGTCCGTGGCCGCCAGCAACAGCCCCCGCTCCACCGTGCTCTCCGGGGATCCGCACGCGCTCGATCAGGTGCTCGCGAAGCTGGAGGCCCAGGAGGTGTTCTGCCGCCGGGTGAAGGTGGACGTGGCCTCGCACAGCCCGCAGATGGAGCCCCTGCGCGAGGACCTGCTGCGCGCCCTGGAGGGCCTGTCGCCCCGGCGCGGCGAGGTGCCGCTGTACTCCACGGTGACGGGCCAGGTGATGGACGGCTCGGACCTGGAGCCGGCCTACTGGGTGCGCAACCTGCGCGAGCCGGTGCTGCTCTCGCCGGTGGTGGAGCGCCTGGCCACCAGCGGCCACACGCTCTTCGTGGAGGTGAGCCCGCATCCGGTGCTGCTGCCCTCCATCGAGCAGACCATCGCCCACCTGCGCCTGGAGGGCACGGTGCTGCCGTCGATGCGGCGCGAGCAGGACGCGCGCGCGGTGATGCTGGAGACGCTCGGGGGCCTCTACGTGGTGGGCCACGAGGTGGAGTGGAAAGCGCTCTACCCGGAAGGGGGCCGCCAGGTGCGGCTGCCGGACTATCCCTGGCAGCGCCAGGACTGCTGGTTCCAACCCGGCGCCAAGCCGGCGCTCCCCCACGGGCAGCGCGAGGCGGCACCGGCCTCGGTGCTGGGCGAGCCCCGCCGCTCCTCCCTGCGCCCCGGGGCTTTCTTCTGGGACGTGGACGTGGGCCTGTCCACCCTTCCCTGGCTGGCGGACCACAAGGTGCAGGGCTCCGTGCTGCTGCCCACCACGGCCTACCTGGACTGGGTGATGACGGCGGTGCAGTCCGCGCTCGGCCCCGGGCCGTGGGTGCTCGAGGAGCTGCGCATCGACGACGCCCTGGCGCTGCTCGGCGACAGCGCGCGCCGGGCCGAGCTGCTCGTGGACGTGAGCTCCACGGGCGCCATCTCCTTCAAGGTGTCCAGCTTCATCCCCACCCCGGGCGGCAGCGGCGCGGAGATGTGGACGGTGCACGCGGGCGGACGGGTGCGTGCCTCGGACAGCCACACCCGGAGCGCGCCGGCGCCCGTCGTGGTGGAGGAGCTCCAGCGGCGCCTGTCGTCCCGGCTGCTCATCGGCGAGGCGCACTACCACGAGATGGAGCAGCGCGGACTCCAGTACGGCCCCTCCTTCCGCGGCGTGCAGGAGGTGTGGAGCACGGACGGCGAGGCCCTGGGCCGCATCGCCGTGCCCGACGCGCTCGGGGCCTCGGGCACTCCGCACCCCGGCGTGCTCGACGCGGCGCTCCAGGTGTTGCTCGAGTGCCTGCCCTCGGATGAGACCACCTTCGTGCCCGTGCGCCTGCGCCACTTCGAGCTGCTGCGCCGGGGCCTGCCCCAGTGGGCCCACGCGCGCATCACCCCCCGCGAGTCCTGGCGCAAGGGCTCCACCCTGGAGGGCGACGTGACGCTGCTGGACGGGCAGGGCGCCGCGCTCGCCGTGGTGGAGGGCCTGGAACTCGCGGCCCTGCCCACGCGCTACGGCAAGGCGCGCGCCGAGCAGGATCGCTCGCTCTTCGAGGTCGCCTGGCGCCGCGCGGGCCTGCCCGCCGTGTTCGAGCCGGGCTCCGCCGACATGCCGTGGCTCATCTTCCAGGACGCCTCCGGCGTGGGCGAGGCGCTCGCGCAGATGCTGGAGTCGTGGGGCGGGGCATGCATCCGCGTGGAGGCGGGCACGGGCCTGCGCCGCATCCACGCCCGGCACTACACCGTGGCCCCGGGCTCGCGCGAGGACCTGAGCGCCGTGCTGCGCCAGTGCTTCCCCGAGGAGAACTCCTGCGCGGGCGTGGCGTACCTGTGGGGCCTGGACGCGGCCGGGCCGGACGCTCCGGGCGAGCAGGCGCTCGAGTCGGCCATGCGTGCCTGCGGCGGCGCGCTCCGGGTGGTGCAGGAGATGCTGCGCTGGGGCTGGAGGGATCCGCCGCGTCTGTGGCTGGTGACGCGCGGGGCGTGGCCGGTGCTGGGCTCGCCCACGCCGGGCGCACTCCAGGCGGCGCTCTGGGGCCTGGGCCGCACGGTGGGGCAGGAGCACCCGGAGCTGCGCTGCACGTGCGTGGACCTGGATCCTTCCTCCGCCCAGGTGGACGTGGAGTCGCTGGGCCGCGAGCTGTCGGCGCGCGCGGAGGACGAGCAGGTGGCCCTGCGCGGGGGAACGCGCATGGTGGCGCGGCTCGTGCGGCGCTCGGCGGCCAAGGACATGCTCAACGAGCCCCTGCTGCCCGCGGCCGGCAAGAGCTTCCTGGTGGAGACGGCACCCGCGGCCTCCTTCGGCGGCGTGGTGGTGCGCATGGCCGAGCGGCGCCGCCCCGCGCGCGGGGAGGTGGAGATCGCCGTCGAGGCCTCGGCCCTCAACTTCATCGACGTGATGAAGACCATGGGCCTGTACGTGATGAAGGACGTGGAAGGGGGCCGCTCCGGCGTGCCCCTGGAGGGGCTGCCGCTCGGATTGGACTGCGCGGGCCGGGTGGTGGCGGTGGGCGAGGGCGTGGAGGGACTCGCGGTGGGCGATCCGGTGGTGGCCTTCGCGCGCTCGGCCATGGCCTCGCACGTCGTCGTGGACGCGCGCTTCGTGGCGCGCCGGCCCCCGGACATGGGCGTGGAGGAGGCGAGCTCCATCCCCAGCGTCTTCATGACGGCCTGGTACGCGTTGCACCACCTGGCGCACCTGGGCGCGGGCGAGCGCATCCTCATCCACTCGGCCGCGGGCGGGCTCGGGCTCGCGGCGGTGCAGATCGCCCAGGCGCTGGGCGCGGAGGTGTTCGCCACCGCGGGCACCCCCGAGAAGCGCGAGCTGCTGCGCGGCATGGGCATTACCCACGTGATGGATTCGCACACGCTCGCCTTCGCCGACGAGGTGATGCGCGTGACGGACGGGGAGGGCGTGGACGTGGTGCTCAACTCCCTCTCCGGAGACGCCATCACCCGGAGCATGGAGGTGCTGGCGCCGGACGGACGCTTCCTCGAGGTGGGCAACCGGGACATCCACGCCGGACGCTCGCTGGATCTGTCCCAGTTCAGCCGCCGGCTCATGTACGTCGCCATCGACCTGGGCGGCCTGCGCGAGCGGCGGCCCGCGGTGTGCGCGCGCCTGTTGCACGAGGTGATGGAGCGCATGGCCTCCGGCATGCTCCGGCCCGTCCAGCACCGCTCCTTCCCCGTGTCGCAGGTGTCCGACGCCTTCCGGGAGATGGCGCGGGGCCAGCACGTGGGCAAGCTCGTCGTCACGATGCAGGATCCGCAGCTGCGCGTCGTCCCGCCCAAACCGGGCTTCCGGGTGCGTGCGGACGGCTCGTACCTCATCACCGGAGGACTCGGGGGCCTGGGCCTCTCGGCGGCCCAGTGGCTCATCGGGCATGGCGCGCGCTACCTGGTGCTGTTGGGCCGCGGCGCTCCGTCCGAGTCCGCCACCGAGAAGCTGGAGGCCCTGCGGGCCACGGGGGCGCGCGTGGAAGTGGCGCGCGTGGACGTGGCGGACGCCCGGGGGCTCGCCGAGGTGGTGGCGCGCACGCACGGGGAGCTGCCCACGCTCCGGGGCGTGCTGCACTGCGCGGGCGTGCTCGATGACGGCATCCTCGAGCAGCAGGAACTCCCGCGCTTCCGCGAGGTGCTGACGCCGAAGATCCAGGGTGCCTGGAACCTGCACGCGCTCACCCGCGACGAGCCGCTGGACTTCTTTGTCCTCTACTCCTCCATGGCGGCGCTGCTGGGCATGCCGGGACAGGGCAACTACGCGGCGGCCAACGCCGCCATGGACGCGCTGGCCCACCACCGGCGCCAGCAGGGCCTGCCGGCCTTGAGCGTGAACTGGGGGCCCTTCTCCGAGGTGGGCCTGGCCGCGGCGCGGGCCAACCGGGGCGAGCGCCTCGCGTTCCAGGGCATGGCGAGCTTCACGACCAGACAGGGTGACGCGCTGCTCGAGCGCCTGCTCGCGGAGGGCGCGGCGAACGCGGGCGCGGTGCTGCTCGACTTGCGCCAGTGGTTGCAGTTCTTCCCGAGCGCGGCGTCGCAGCACGTCTGGGAGGAGCTGGCGCAGGAGAGTCAAGCCGAGGGCTCGCGGGGACGCTCCAGCCTGCTGTTGGACCTCAAGCGCTGCGCGCCGGGCGGACGCGTGGCGATGCTGGAGAACTACCTGCGCGAGCGGCTCGCCCAGGTGCTCCGGGTGGACCCCACGCGCATCGGGCGGCATGAGCCGTTCCGGGGCCTGGGGCTCGACTCGCTGATGAGCCTGGAGCTGCGCAACCGCATCGAGGCCGCGCTGGACCTGAAGCTGTCGGTGACGCTGCTGTGGGCGCGCTCCACGCTGATGGCCCTGTCGGCCTACCTGCTGGAGCAGCTCGGCCTGGCGCCCATGCTGGAGCCGGCGGCGCCAGCGGCGCCCGTGGAGAAGCCTCGCAAGGAGAAGAACCGGCCCGCGCCCGTGGAGCAGGAGGCGCACCAGCTCGCCGAGCTGTCCGAGGGGAAGTTGCTCGAGATGGTGGATGACGCGCTGGCGGGCTGGGAGGACGCATCGTGA